From the Haemophilus parainfluenzae genome, the window AACCAATATGATTTGGTGGAAGTGGCGGGCGTAGATGCGGAGAAATATCTGCAAGGCCAATTAACTTGTGATGTGGTGCATTTGGCAGCAGGCGCTTCAACGCTTACAGCGCATTGTGATCCTAAAGGCAAAATGAACTCGTTGTTCCGCTTAATTAAGCTTTCTGCAGAGCAGTTTTTGATTTTAATGCCGAAAAATTTATTTGCTCCACTCGATCATTTAAAAAAATACGCCGTGTTTTCAAAAGTGACTTTTCAAGTATTGGACTGGCAAATTGTCGGCTTAATTGGTGAAAAGTGCGGTCGAATTCAAGCGCAAATTACCTTGGATATTGATGAAAATCGCACAATTTTGCTCAATCCTACACCGTTAGATGTCACCTTTAATGGCGATGAAAAACAATGGCTTTGTGCGGATATTCAAGCGGGCTTACCAAGCTTGAGTGCGGAAACACAAAATGAATTTATCCCACAGGCATTGAATCTACAAGCTATCGAACAAGCGATTTCTTTTACGAAAGGCTGTTATATCGGGCAGGAAACTGTCGCGCGAGCCAAATATCGTGGTGCCAATAAACGTGCGATGTATGTGTTTTCGGGGGAAACCACGGTTACACCGAAAATCGGCAGCGAAATAGAAATGCAGTTAGAAACAGCTTGGCGTAAAACAGGGACGATCGTAAGTGCGGTCAATTTTGACGGCGTGTTATGGTTGCAAGTGGTGATGAATAATGATTTAGAAGAAGGGACGCATTTCCGTTTACCTGAAGATGGCTCCGTTCTGAAAATTGAACCGTTACCTTATTCCATCAATAGCTAAAAAACGATTTAGTCATTGATGACTTATAAGAATCATAAATGATGAAAAGAGAGAACTACAATGTTCTCTCTTTTTTTATTTTTTTAAAATCCGCTATAATTCTGAAAAACTCATGAATTGAACACTATGACTTATTATCTTGGCATCATGTCTGGCACCAGCCTTGACGGAGTGGATATTGCCCTTATTGATATCCAATCTAATCAAACCAAATTAATTGCGGCAGATTTTACACCGATGTCGGCAAATTTACGCGAAAAAGTGACCGCACTTATTCAATCAGGCACAACTACATTACAGGCTCTGGGAGAACTTGACCATCAATTTGGTTTACTGTATGCCGATTGCGTAAATACCTTTTTACATAAATACCAGTTAAAACCAGAACAGATCGAAGCCATTGGCTGTCATGGACAAACAGTGTGGCATTCCCCAAAAGGTCAATTTCCGTTTACCATGCAAATCGGTGATATGAATTTATTAGCCGCTAAAACAGGTATTACGGTCGTTGGTGATTTGCGCCGTAAAGATATGGCATTCGGTGGACAAGGGGCGCCTTTAGTACCCGCCTTTCACCAAGCGGTATTTTTTGATCCTAACTGGGCAACAGTGGTGCTTAATATTGGCGGCATTAGTAATGTATCCTTATTGATACCCGAACAGCCTGTCATTGGCTTTGATACAGGAACCGGTAATACCTTGCTCGACCAATGGATCGAAAAGCATCAAAGAAAAGCTTATGACAAAAATGGTGAATGGGCGGAGTCAGGTCAAGTGAATTCAGATTTGTTAGCGGCATTATTAGATGAAGATTTCTTTCAATTGCCACCACCGAAAAGCACGGGGCGTGAATTATTTAATTTAGCTTGGTTAGAGAATAAAATTCAAAAAATAGTAGGCAAAACGACCGCACTTTTATCACAAGATGTGCAAGCCACTTTGGCAGAATTTACCGTGCAAAGTATCGTTTTAGCCCTTAACAATATTCAGACGACATTACCAT encodes:
- a CDS encoding folate-binding protein — protein: MATFISLNQYDLVEVAGVDAEKYLQGQLTCDVVHLAAGASTLTAHCDPKGKMNSLFRLIKLSAEQFLILMPKNLFAPLDHLKKYAVFSKVTFQVLDWQIVGLIGEKCGRIQAQITLDIDENRTILLNPTPLDVTFNGDEKQWLCADIQAGLPSLSAETQNEFIPQALNLQAIEQAISFTKGCYIGQETVARAKYRGANKRAMYVFSGETTVTPKIGSEIEMQLETAWRKTGTIVSAVNFDGVLWLQVVMNNDLEEGTHFRLPEDGSVLKIEPLPYSINS
- a CDS encoding anhydro-N-acetylmuramic acid kinase produces the protein MTYYLGIMSGTSLDGVDIALIDIQSNQTKLIAADFTPMSANLREKVTALIQSGTTTLQALGELDHQFGLLYADCVNTFLHKYQLKPEQIEAIGCHGQTVWHSPKGQFPFTMQIGDMNLLAAKTGITVVGDLRRKDMAFGGQGAPLVPAFHQAVFFDPNWATVVLNIGGISNVSLLIPEQPVIGFDTGTGNTLLDQWIEKHQRKAYDKNGEWAESGQVNSDLLAALLDEDFFQLPPPKSTGRELFNLAWLENKIQKIVGKTTALLSQDVQATLAEFTVQSIVLALNNIQTTLPCRLLVCGGGAKNQAIMNGLKQALPSWRIQLTTELDLDIDYVEATAFAWLAYRRMHNLPANLPSVTGATSAVSLGAIFPKE